One window of the Anaeromyxobacter dehalogenans 2CP-C genome contains the following:
- a CDS encoding chemotaxis protein CheW, which produces MTAGERRRAGAPIDWKDLEERLARAAAALGSGARPSGEAARAALQARARALAAPPPAPRPAGARPVLAFRLGGERYALETGVVREVARPPRLARLPGAPAFVAGLANLRGELVDVLDVREYLGAPPAPAGERTRLLVLGGERAELALLADEVDGLDELVPGDLLPAPAAPRRARPEYVLGVTAAGLALLDGAALLRDPRLAVDAPSLPTEVT; this is translated from the coding sequence ATGACCGCGGGTGAACGAAGGCGCGCCGGCGCGCCGATCGACTGGAAGGACCTCGAGGAGCGGCTGGCCCGCGCCGCGGCGGCGCTGGGCTCCGGCGCGCGCCCGTCCGGCGAGGCCGCCCGCGCCGCGCTCCAGGCCCGCGCCCGCGCGCTCGCCGCGCCGCCGCCCGCCCCGCGCCCGGCCGGCGCGCGCCCGGTGCTGGCGTTCCGCCTGGGCGGCGAGCGGTACGCGCTCGAGACCGGGGTGGTCCGCGAGGTGGCGCGGCCGCCGCGGCTGGCGCGGCTGCCCGGGGCGCCCGCCTTCGTGGCCGGCCTCGCGAACCTGCGCGGCGAGCTGGTGGACGTGCTCGACGTCCGCGAGTACCTGGGCGCCCCGCCCGCGCCCGCCGGCGAGCGGACCCGCCTGCTCGTCCTCGGCGGCGAGCGCGCCGAGCTGGCGCTCCTCGCCGACGAGGTGGACGGGCTCGACGAGCTGGTCCCCGGCGACCTCCTCCCCGCCCCCGCCGCCCCCCGCCGCGCGCGGCCCGAGTACGTCCTCGGCGTCACCGCCGCGGGCCTGGCGCTGCTGGACGGCGCGGCCCTGCTCCGCGACCCGCGGCTCGCCGTGGACGCCCCTTCCCTCCCGACCGAGGTGACCTGA